One Streptomyces sp. NBC_00554 DNA segment encodes these proteins:
- a CDS encoding FtsX-like permease family protein: MRTDLRLALLLTRGSDRREWWRITLTAVGAGLATGFGLAAVAVASLRGLHHLSIGNGLLDRPGERSGIVLTLLLLLVPVLGFLGQCARIGAVHRDRRLAGLRLAGASPAQVRRIAALEAGLTCLVGSAVATVFSVLLLLVEWQHPPVTVWAGFAVIAVAVPLLGALVSTLALRRVVASPLGWVRRTRPSTGRGPGTAFLMAAPVILFVGLVMAPDDFGGFGTAPPLVLGVVIVTGAGAVRVTGATARLTGRRLAARTGDPATLIAAERLRDDPWAAARTHAAVLLVTVVGTGFIGVRQVLLDTLHTRGPEMMALDMSFYTTGVNLTGAAILVAVAITLSGLAVGTAESLATRRRGLAAQAAAGVPHAVLGRALLLETALPLAPAVALAGAGGMAISVWYAVLADGDGGSVPLLPLLVPVAVYAACLLAAATSLPLLRRSVHPAELRYA, encoded by the coding sequence GTGAGGACCGATCTCAGGCTCGCGCTGCTGCTGACCCGCGGTTCCGACCGGCGGGAGTGGTGGCGGATCACGCTCACGGCCGTGGGGGCGGGGCTCGCCACCGGCTTCGGTCTTGCCGCGGTCGCGGTCGCCTCGCTGCGGGGGCTGCACCACCTGTCCATCGGCAACGGTCTGCTCGACCGTCCCGGCGAGCGCTCCGGCATCGTCCTCACGCTGCTTCTCCTGCTCGTCCCGGTGCTCGGCTTCCTCGGGCAGTGCGCCCGGATCGGTGCCGTACACCGCGACAGGCGGCTGGCCGGGCTGCGCCTGGCGGGGGCCTCTCCGGCCCAGGTGCGGCGGATCGCCGCGCTGGAGGCGGGGCTCACGTGCCTCGTGGGCTCGGCGGTCGCCACCGTCTTCTCCGTGCTGCTCCTGCTGGTCGAGTGGCAGCATCCGCCGGTCACCGTCTGGGCGGGGTTCGCGGTGATCGCCGTGGCCGTGCCCCTGCTGGGCGCGCTGGTGAGCACGCTCGCGCTGCGCCGCGTGGTCGCCTCGCCGCTGGGCTGGGTGCGGCGGACGCGACCGAGCACGGGCCGGGGGCCGGGCACAGCGTTCCTGATGGCGGCACCGGTGATCCTGTTCGTGGGGCTCGTCATGGCCCCGGACGACTTCGGCGGGTTCGGCACGGCGCCGCCGCTCGTCCTGGGCGTGGTGATCGTCACCGGTGCGGGCGCCGTACGGGTGACCGGCGCCACCGCCCGCCTCACCGGCCGCCGGCTCGCGGCCCGCACCGGAGACCCGGCGACACTCATCGCCGCCGAGCGCCTGCGCGACGACCCGTGGGCGGCTGCCCGCACCCACGCGGCGGTCCTGCTGGTGACCGTGGTGGGGACCGGTTTCATCGGCGTACGGCAGGTGCTGCTCGACACACTCCACACGCGCGGCCCCGAGATGATGGCCTTGGACATGTCCTTCTACACGACCGGTGTCAATCTGACGGGCGCCGCGATCCTGGTCGCCGTGGCGATCACCCTCTCCGGCCTCGCCGTCGGCACCGCCGAGTCACTGGCCACCCGGCGCCGCGGGCTGGCCGCGCAGGCCGCCGCCGGGGTGCCGCACGCCGTACTCGGCCGGGCGCTGCTCCTGGAGACGGCCCTGCCGCTGGCCCCCGCGGTCGCGCTGGCCGGCGCCGGGGGCATGGCGATCAGCGTCTGGTACGCGGTGCTCGCCGACGGCGACGGCGGATCGGTGCCGCTGCTGCCCCTGCTGGTCCCCGTCGCCGTGTATGCCGCATGCCTGCTTGCCGCCGCCACGTCACTGCCGCTGCTGCGCCGCTCCGTCCACCCGGCGGAGCTGCGCTATGCGTGA
- a CDS encoding ABC transporter ATP-binding protein, translating into MSNPLLAARGLFKAHGATRALRGASVDLRAGEILAVTGASGSGKSTLLHCLCGIVRPEEGTVHYDGERLDRLPEKRLSELRRTDFGVVFQFGQLIPELTALDNVALPLMLAGTARTTAQERAGEWLERFGVRGQEALRPGEMSGGQAQRVSLARALVTGPRIVFADEPTGALDSLAGEQVMTALVHTARESGTAVLLITHDAQVAAYADREVALRDGVVAGNGTGGPAVGSAVDASVEVSP; encoded by the coding sequence ATGAGCAACCCACTCCTGGCAGCCAGGGGCCTGTTCAAGGCGCACGGTGCCACCCGGGCCCTGCGCGGCGCCTCGGTGGACCTGCGCGCGGGCGAGATCCTGGCCGTCACCGGGGCCAGCGGCAGCGGCAAGTCCACGCTGCTGCACTGCCTCTGCGGCATCGTCCGCCCGGAGGAGGGCACGGTGCACTACGACGGTGAGCGCCTGGACCGCCTCCCCGAGAAACGGCTCAGCGAACTGCGGCGCACCGACTTCGGGGTGGTGTTCCAGTTCGGTCAGCTGATCCCCGAACTGACCGCGCTCGACAACGTGGCGCTGCCGCTGATGCTCGCGGGCACGGCGCGTACGACGGCCCAGGAGCGGGCGGGCGAGTGGCTGGAGCGGTTCGGCGTACGCGGGCAGGAGGCGCTGCGGCCCGGTGAGATGAGCGGCGGCCAGGCGCAGCGGGTGTCGCTCGCGCGGGCCCTCGTGACCGGCCCGAGGATCGTCTTCGCGGACGAGCCGACCGGCGCGCTGGACTCCCTCGCCGGGGAGCAGGTGATGACCGCGCTGGTGCACACGGCCCGCGAGTCGGGTACGGCGGTCCTGCTGATCACGCATGACGCGCAGGTGGCGGCGTACGCGGATCGGGAGGTCGCGCTGCGGGACGGGGTTGTGGCCGGCAACGGGACCGGCGGCCCCGCGGTCGGCTCGGCGGTCGACGCGTCCGTGGAGGTGTCCCCGTGA
- a CDS encoding PadR family transcriptional regulator: MSTRHILLGLLAGGPSHGYDLKRRHDERFPQARPLAYGQVYTTLQRLVRDGLAEVEGTGSDGGPERTLYRSTDDGSRELAHWAGEITPPAPFVTNEIFAKVVVAILASADPAGYLAAQRAAHMARMRELTSLKTAPGAGLATVLSADYALNHLDADLRWMTTTAARLTTLTAEVDAA; the protein is encoded by the coding sequence ATGAGCACCCGCCACATCCTGCTGGGGCTGCTCGCCGGAGGTCCCAGCCATGGGTACGACCTCAAGCGACGCCACGACGAACGCTTCCCGCAGGCCCGCCCGTTGGCCTACGGGCAGGTCTACACAACCTTGCAGCGGCTGGTCCGCGACGGTCTCGCGGAGGTCGAGGGGACCGGCTCGGACGGCGGCCCGGAGCGGACGCTGTACCGCTCGACCGACGACGGATCACGCGAACTGGCCCACTGGGCAGGGGAGATCACCCCGCCCGCGCCCTTCGTGACCAACGAGATCTTCGCCAAGGTCGTCGTCGCGATCCTCGCCTCGGCGGATCCGGCCGGCTACCTGGCGGCGCAACGCGCCGCGCACATGGCGCGGATGCGCGAGCTCACGTCGCTGAAGACCGCGCCCGGCGCCGGTCTCGCGACCGTCCTCTCGGCCGACTACGCCCTCAACCACCTTGACGCCGACCTCCGTTGGATGACCACGACGGCGGCCCGGCTCACCACTCTGACCGCGGAGGTCGACGCAGCATGA
- a CDS encoding mechanosensitive ion channel family protein, giving the protein MSLSVLVAAATPSPSPSPSSTATDPATATLQDAQESATNAASWVEQNWSTWLSIGLRVLLIVVIAAVLRVAVRRAISKLIEHMNSTAQAVDGTPLGGLLVNNERRRQRSQAIGSVLRSVASFVIMGTAALMVLGTFEINLAPLLASAGVAGVAIGFGARNLVTDFLSGVFMILEDQYGVGDTIDAGVASGEVVEVGLRVTKLRGDNGEIWYVRNGEVKRIGNLSQGWATAGVDVTVRSSEDLDHVQAVLNQVGETMSKAEPWNERLWGPIEVLGLDNVFLDSMVVRVSAKTMPGKALIVERELRWRIKRAFDAADIRIVGGLPAQTEDEAAPADPTAGMAAPSAYASSTSPQSQAASPLTPPNVTK; this is encoded by the coding sequence GTGTCCTTGTCCGTCCTAGTGGCCGCCGCCACGCCTTCGCCGTCCCCGTCTCCTTCCTCGACGGCGACCGACCCGGCGACCGCAACGCTTCAGGACGCCCAGGAAAGCGCGACCAATGCCGCGAGCTGGGTCGAGCAGAACTGGTCGACGTGGCTCAGCATCGGCCTGCGGGTCCTGCTGATCGTGGTGATCGCGGCCGTGCTGAGAGTGGCGGTACGGCGGGCGATCAGCAAGCTGATAGAGCACATGAACTCCACCGCTCAGGCAGTGGACGGCACCCCGCTCGGTGGCCTCCTCGTGAACAACGAACGCCGCCGCCAGCGCTCCCAGGCCATCGGCTCGGTGCTCCGCTCGGTCGCGTCCTTCGTGATCATGGGCACGGCCGCGCTGATGGTCCTCGGCACCTTCGAGATCAACCTGGCGCCGCTGCTCGCCTCGGCGGGTGTCGCGGGCGTCGCGATCGGTTTCGGCGCCCGCAATCTCGTCACGGACTTCCTCTCCGGCGTCTTCATGATCCTTGAGGACCAGTACGGCGTCGGCGACACGATCGACGCGGGCGTCGCCTCCGGCGAGGTCGTCGAGGTCGGCCTCCGCGTGACGAAGCTCCGCGGCGACAACGGCGAGATCTGGTACGTCCGCAACGGCGAGGTCAAGCGCATCGGCAACCTCTCCCAGGGCTGGGCCACGGCCGGTGTCGACGTCACGGTCCGTTCCTCGGAGGACCTGGACCACGTCCAGGCCGTCCTCAACCAGGTCGGCGAGACCATGAGCAAGGCCGAGCCCTGGAACGAGCGTCTCTGGGGCCCGATCGAGGTCCTCGGCCTCGACAACGTCTTCCTCGACTCGATGGTCGTCCGCGTCTCGGCGAAGACGATGCCCGGCAAGGCACTGATCGTCGAACGCGAGCTGCGCTGGCGTATCAAGCGGGCCTTCGACGCCGCCGACATCCGAATCGTCGGCGGCCTCCCGGCCCAGACGGAGGACGAGGCCGCGCCAGCCGACCCGACGGCCGGCATGGCGGCCCCGTCCGCCTACGCCTCCTCCACGTCCCCGCAGTCCCAGGCGGCCTCGCCTCTGACGCCGCCGAACGTGACGAAGTAG
- a CDS encoding HNH endonuclease encodes MPHVLVLNASYEPLGVVPLRRALVLVLENKAVSLEESGAFMHSATVTVPAPSVVRLKRFVRVPYRGPVPLTRRALFARDGGRCMYCGGVATSVDHVIPRSRGGQHAWENVVASCRRCNHTKADRHLVEIGWRLRHKPAPPSGLAWRIIGTGHRDPRWLPYLQPYGAEDAMARIDGISA; translated from the coding sequence GTGCCGCACGTCCTGGTCCTCAACGCGTCGTACGAGCCGCTCGGCGTCGTACCGCTCCGCCGCGCGCTCGTCCTCGTACTGGAGAACAAGGCTGTCAGCCTCGAGGAATCCGGCGCCTTTATGCATAGCGCGACCGTTACTGTCCCCGCACCCAGCGTGGTCCGGCTGAAGAGGTTCGTACGGGTCCCTTATCGGGGGCCCGTTCCGCTCACCCGTCGCGCGCTCTTCGCCCGCGACGGCGGCCGGTGCATGTACTGCGGTGGCGTCGCAACCAGCGTCGACCACGTCATCCCGCGCTCCCGCGGAGGTCAGCACGCCTGGGAGAACGTGGTGGCTTCATGCCGCCGCTGCAACCACACCAAGGCCGACCGTCACCTGGTCGAGATCGGCTGGCGCCTGCGCCATAAACCCGCCCCGCCATCGGGGCTCGCCTGGCGCATCATCGGAACCGGACATAGGGACCCGCGCTGGCTGCCTTACCTGCAGCCGTACGGCGCGGAAGACGCGATGGCCCGGATCGACGGCATTTCCGCCTGA